A genome region from Flammeovirga agarivorans includes the following:
- a CDS encoding helix-turn-helix domain-containing protein — translation MAIRKVNEILNKWTTLLNGKRVENTVHLDSSACKGTINGVTCSDDLEVVKFDVVVYDKLKFNRPKQVEESNFVTISFGENTAEYILEEKEEKGEVIQNEFVYNSIGSFCTNSDENIEWEYKKNSKVKLLVVRVSIDLYNKYVQQSEGLMKLMSLDQIFWVFEEFDPLMKLVFSRLYELKEDEIFYNEKIENLSIALIHRFFTNVSEREVLTEGNKYSFNVEPVFQAYNMLKNTLNRAISLDELSREVGLSESRLRFLFKQVFGTTISTFHQDVRLQKTKEELLAGKKTSLMIAMDYGFSSASHFSTAFKKRFKMSPKEFIKSSAR, via the coding sequence ATGGCAATTAGAAAAGTTAATGAAATATTAAATAAATGGACTACTCTACTAAATGGAAAACGAGTAGAGAATACCGTTCATCTTGATAGTTCTGCATGTAAAGGAACAATTAATGGAGTGACTTGTAGTGATGATTTAGAAGTAGTTAAATTCGATGTTGTTGTATACGATAAATTGAAATTTAATCGCCCAAAACAAGTTGAGGAAAGCAATTTTGTTACGATATCTTTTGGAGAGAATACAGCTGAGTATATCCTTGAAGAAAAGGAAGAAAAAGGGGAGGTGATACAAAATGAATTCGTTTACAACTCCATCGGGTCGTTTTGCACCAATTCAGATGAAAATATAGAATGGGAGTATAAAAAGAATAGTAAAGTAAAACTTCTTGTCGTTAGGGTATCCATTGACTTGTACAATAAATATGTCCAACAATCAGAAGGACTAATGAAGTTGATGAGTTTAGACCAAATATTTTGGGTATTTGAAGAGTTTGACCCTTTAATGAAACTAGTATTTAGCAGGTTGTACGAACTAAAAGAAGATGAGATATTCTACAACGAAAAAATAGAAAACCTAAGCATTGCCTTAATTCATAGATTTTTTACCAATGTTTCAGAAAGAGAAGTGCTAACTGAAGGAAATAAATACTCATTTAATGTAGAACCTGTTTTTCAAGCCTACAATATGTTGAAAAATACATTGAATAGAGCTATTTCATTAGATGAACTTTCAAGAGAGGTGGGATTAAGTGAAAGTAGGTTAAGATTTTTATTTAAGCAGGTTTTTGGAACTACTATCTCAACGTTTCATCAAGATGTTCGTCTGCAAAAGACCAAAGAAGAATTGTTAGCAGGCAAAAAGACAAGTTTAATGATTGCAATGGACTATGGTTTTTCAAGTGCTAGTCATTTCTCTACAGCCTTTAAAAAGAGGTTTAAGATGAGTCCTAAAGAATTTATTAAATCATCTGCCCGATAA
- a CDS encoding AraC family transcriptional regulator, with product MKYARLYDQLRKWELSLSNSKNNFYEEFNEANATGTLEAINCDEDLDVIKLDLELNKDIVLISKKMPENQKYIQITVGTPVAVFVENRIPESLVDREHKLEKGLFAIYCTNYNEDLNWHLSKKNENTLLHLRMSKSYFESFTNETSNLKEMMDLSKSFYLLEDLNPMMKIIFDRIFSLDRHQLYYPKRIKNLIEALLYNFFTNITNRKEVKDNNKYSYNYEPVFKAKQLLNENLNRIVSIDELTKSVGLSESRLRVLFKEIFGTTLNVYHQDIRLLKAKENLLNSEKSVSMIAMDYGFSSSSHFSTAFKKKFGYSPRDFIQQQEGKSA from the coding sequence ATGAAATATGCAAGACTATATGACCAATTAAGAAAATGGGAGTTATCCCTATCAAACAGTAAGAATAACTTTTATGAAGAATTTAATGAGGCCAATGCTACGGGCACACTCGAGGCTATAAATTGCGATGAAGATTTAGATGTTATAAAGTTAGACTTAGAGCTGAACAAAGATATTGTTCTTATCAGCAAAAAAATGCCTGAAAACCAAAAGTATATCCAAATTACAGTGGGTACTCCCGTCGCGGTTTTTGTGGAAAATAGAATTCCAGAAAGTTTAGTGGATAGAGAGCATAAACTTGAAAAAGGTTTGTTTGCAATTTACTGTACCAACTATAATGAAGATTTAAATTGGCATTTGTCTAAGAAAAATGAGAATACATTACTCCACTTAAGAATGAGTAAATCGTATTTTGAATCTTTTACTAATGAAACCAGCAACCTTAAAGAAATGATGGATCTATCTAAGAGCTTTTATTTGCTTGAAGATCTCAATCCAATGATGAAAATAATTTTTGATCGTATATTCTCTTTAGATCGTCATCAATTATATTACCCCAAAAGAATTAAGAATTTAATTGAAGCTTTATTGTATAACTTCTTTACGAACATCACAAATCGAAAAGAAGTAAAGGATAACAATAAGTACAGTTATAATTACGAACCAGTTTTTAAGGCCAAACAACTGCTCAATGAAAATCTAAACCGGATTGTAAGCATTGATGAGTTAACAAAGAGTGTGGGACTTAGTGAAAGTAGACTTAGGGTGTTATTTAAAGAGATTTTTGGAACAACCCTGAACGTTTATCATCAAGATATTCGTTTATTAAAAGCAAAAGAAAATTTGCTGAATAGTGAAAAATCAGTATCAATGATTGCAATGGATTATGGTTTTTCAAGTTCGAGTCATTTTTCTACAGCCTTTAAAAAGAAGTTTGGTTATTCTCCAAGAGATTTTATCCAACAACAAGAAGGTAAAAGTGCGTAA
- a CDS encoding glutamate-5-semialdehyde dehydrogenase, which yields MILSTEKKNNVLKDLASLIQDYSADIISANKKDLELANDLDPTLVDRLKVDEKKVKGMVASVAEVLELEDPEGKILSAYNHPNGMLVENKVVPFGKILIIYESRPDVTIEAAVSAFKSGNKILLKGGKEARFSNLALVELWKKALEMNNVSTDYVEYLDIDRATTQKLLAENTHNLDLIIPRGGEGLINYIKQTTNVPLMISGRGNNFIYIHENADFDMAVDIVLNGKSRLSVCNALDKVLLSKDLPNLEEKVQQLAAKAVEFGLEVVGDDKIAKFSNQITAVDSESLMPEEFLSERILFSVTESLEEAISTINKYSGGHSAVIVSTDKESATAFQYNVDCAAVYHNASSRFTDGGQFGFGAEIAISTQKLHFRGPVGLAQLVTNKWFISGNGQTRN from the coding sequence ATGATACTTTCCACAGAAAAAAAGAACAATGTATTAAAAGATTTAGCATCATTAATTCAAGATTATTCTGCAGATATTATTTCAGCAAATAAGAAAGATTTAGAATTAGCTAATGACCTAGACCCCACTCTAGTTGACCGTTTAAAGGTTGATGAGAAGAAAGTGAAAGGTATGGTTGCATCTGTAGCTGAAGTTTTAGAGTTAGAAGACCCCGAGGGCAAGATATTAAGTGCATATAATCATCCTAACGGCATGTTAGTAGAAAATAAGGTAGTTCCTTTTGGAAAGATCTTAATTATCTATGAATCTCGTCCGGATGTAACTATTGAAGCTGCAGTGAGTGCATTTAAATCTGGAAATAAAATTTTACTCAAAGGTGGAAAAGAAGCACGCTTCTCTAACCTTGCATTAGTAGAATTATGGAAAAAAGCTTTAGAAATGAATAACGTTTCTACCGATTATGTAGAATACCTTGATATTGATAGAGCAACAACTCAAAAATTATTAGCAGAAAATACACATAACCTTGATCTAATTATTCCAAGAGGAGGAGAAGGGTTAATTAATTATATTAAACAAACCACTAATGTGCCTTTAATGATTAGTGGTAGAGGTAATAACTTTATTTATATCCATGAAAATGCAGATTTTGATATGGCTGTAGATATTGTATTAAATGGTAAAAGCCGTCTAAGTGTTTGTAATGCATTAGATAAGGTTTTACTAAGCAAAGATTTGCCAAATCTTGAAGAGAAAGTGCAACAACTTGCAGCTAAAGCTGTTGAGTTTGGTCTAGAAGTGGTTGGTGATGATAAAATTGCCAAGTTCTCAAATCAAATTACTGCAGTAGATAGCGAATCGTTGATGCCAGAAGAGTTTTTATCTGAAAGAATTTTGTTCAGTGTTACTGAAAGTCTTGAAGAGGCAATTTCAACAATCAATAAATACTCTGGTGGTCACTCAGCTGTGATTGTGTCAACTGATAAGGAATCTGCTACAGCATTCCAATACAACGTTGATTGTGCCGCAGTATACCATAATGCATCTTCTAGATTTACTGACGGTGGACAATTTGGTTTTGGTGCGGAGATCGCTATCAGTACACAGAAATTACACTTTAGAGGTCCAGTAGGTTTAGCACAATTGGTAACGAATAAATGGTTTATCTCTGGAAACGGACAAACTAGAAACTAA
- a CDS encoding helix-turn-helix domain-containing protein, translating into MSKSTLTLSLENWNNIFQGKIVDNKIIMPDAIGVGSVIGYEVNSDIEVLSVQFILKERVEVLTETIHPISEKKAIYFGRHIDTDINVVTKVGENKYKVEKKLPLLELGAFSTNLTQNLIWSYPANVEYKIVIIRIAEGYYQSLIDRSTVLQQLFNGKEDFYVFEEFDLNMKETYDKINKLNPENIFFIDQLEALSQYLIVTFFQQLSGRNDTTEKRKYPFNIEPIFKAQEIIRNSLHEQLNIASITKQIGMSESRLRFLFKKVFDSTIHNYHIQLRLDEAKRMLKEKEKTNTTIAMDLGFSSASHFSMVFKKHFNITPKEYRNQLKGEE; encoded by the coding sequence ATGAGCAAAAGTACCTTAACATTATCCTTAGAAAATTGGAATAATATTTTTCAAGGAAAGATTGTCGATAACAAAATTATTATGCCTGATGCAATTGGTGTGGGTAGTGTTATTGGATATGAAGTGAATAGCGACATCGAAGTACTAAGTGTTCAGTTTATTTTAAAAGAAAGGGTAGAAGTATTAACTGAAACGATCCATCCTATATCAGAAAAAAAAGCAATTTATTTTGGAAGACACATTGATACAGATATAAATGTGGTGACAAAAGTAGGAGAGAATAAATATAAAGTTGAAAAGAAACTCCCATTGCTCGAACTTGGTGCTTTTTCAACAAATCTTACACAAAATCTAATTTGGAGTTACCCTGCTAATGTAGAGTATAAGATTGTCATCATAAGAATTGCCGAAGGGTACTATCAATCTTTGATTGACAGATCAACCGTCTTACAACAATTGTTTAATGGGAAAGAAGACTTTTATGTATTTGAAGAATTTGATCTAAATATGAAGGAGACTTATGATAAGATTAATAAGTTAAACCCAGAGAATATATTTTTTATTGACCAATTAGAGGCATTGTCGCAATACTTAATAGTCACATTTTTTCAACAACTTTCTGGAAGAAATGATACAACAGAAAAAAGGAAATATCCATTTAATATAGAACCAATATTTAAAGCACAAGAAATCATCCGTAACTCACTTCATGAACAATTAAATATAGCATCGATTACTAAGCAAATAGGAATGAGTGAGAGTCGATTAAGGTTTTTATTTAAAAAAGTATTTGATTCTACAATTCATAATTATCATATCCAATTACGACTAGATGAAGCCAAGAGAATGTTAAAAGAAAAAGAAAAGACAAATACTACTATTGCAATGGATTTGGGCTTTTCTAGTGCCAGTCATTTCTCGATGGTCTTCAAGAAACATTTTAATATTACACCCAAGGAATATAGAAACCAGTTAAAGGGTGAAGAATGA
- a CDS encoding lipid A-modifier LpxR family protein, whose translation MLKNYYFLIVLLFSTITLTYAQDEEKTKGPVYLSINVDEDLFLLKSTDQFYSFGANIRVGFDGLDNNFTNSFLPKLSESHQLFDIGIVHKMYTPRNVSMAEVDSSDIPYCGETYLSIRHNSLSPSSGTALMTQLDVGVVGQISGAEKFQNGFHSAIGNGSIDGWKNQIGNGLYLNYTATILRSFVSNIRFADAFLGARGTMGTMDISFEGFVYLRLGLFNDYFINADRPYSKKSDTSYMNRLKGKGFAKMKFEDVMWSEDPTLREKAVRSWLSRNFRPYQVYMKFISGGILNVYDGEMQGSLISFEHSPYTIDYDLIPKWQHRLMVGVVFNYHFGSLEYTWQRITYQPEDNFPPYYPKWGTVDLHFNI comes from the coding sequence ATGCTCAAAAATTATTATTTTCTTATTGTACTTCTATTCTCAACCATCACATTAACTTATGCTCAGGACGAAGAAAAAACAAAAGGTCCTGTGTATTTAAGTATTAATGTTGATGAAGATTTATTTCTACTCAAGAGTACAGATCAATTTTATAGTTTTGGAGCAAATATCAGGGTTGGGTTTGATGGATTAGATAATAATTTTACCAACAGTTTCTTACCAAAGTTATCTGAAAGTCACCAATTATTTGATATTGGTATTGTCCACAAAATGTATACTCCTAGAAATGTTTCTATGGCTGAAGTAGATTCCTCAGATATTCCTTATTGTGGAGAGACCTACTTATCTATTCGCCATAATTCATTAAGTCCATCTTCAGGTACAGCATTAATGACACAATTAGATGTTGGGGTGGTTGGACAAATTTCGGGTGCGGAGAAATTCCAAAATGGTTTTCACTCGGCAATAGGGAATGGTAGTATTGATGGTTGGAAAAATCAGATAGGCAATGGGCTTTACCTCAACTACACCGCCACAATATTAAGAAGCTTTGTTTCTAATATAAGATTTGCTGATGCATTTTTGGGAGCTAGAGGGACTATGGGTACCATGGATATTTCGTTTGAAGGCTTCGTCTATTTAAGATTAGGACTGTTTAATGATTACTTTATTAATGCTGATCGTCCTTACTCCAAAAAATCGGATACTTCTTATATGAATAGACTCAAAGGGAAAGGTTTCGCTAAGATGAAATTCGAAGATGTGATGTGGTCCGAAGATCCTACATTAAGAGAAAAAGCAGTACGATCATGGTTATCACGCAATTTTAGACCTTATCAAGTATATATGAAGTTTATATCCGGAGGGATCTTAAATGTATATGACGGAGAAATGCAAGGTAGTCTGATCTCCTTTGAGCATTCACCTTATACAATAGATTATGATTTAATCCCGAAGTGGCAACATAGATTAATGGTAGGAGTGGTCTTTAATTATCATTTTGGATCATTAGAATATACTTGGCAAAGAATCACTTATCAGCCGGAAGATAATTTCCCACCGTATTACCCTAAATGGGGTACCGTAGATTTACATTTTAATATATAA
- a CDS encoding helix-turn-helix domain-containing protein produces MKYITDNSENQRQKLMDIGIIHATLDKWGMLFKTKRNGEKLRFNGEICDGNIEGIQCGADMDVMKFDLHFKKKLELERPKQDIKSPFISVLFGSPSTDTVVEKKIEDGKEVEYEYAYENLGVFCTNSNENLSYGYGADLPIRLVNVRVTEDFFNYYIQQDEVLSNLMNLEGSFFVYEELDPAMQLVFQRIFDIKSEELFYKDKIKSLGLMLLNIFFSNVAKRENITETNKYPFNVEPVFKAQTILKSTLDRPVTIDELTREVGLSESRLRYLFKQIFGTTIHNYHQDVRLLKSKEFLLEGKKTMLMIAMDLGFSSASHFSTAFKRKFKISPKEFQNNSKN; encoded by the coding sequence TTGAAGTACATAACAGATAACTCAGAAAACCAAAGACAGAAATTAATGGATATAGGTATCATTCATGCTACATTAGATAAGTGGGGAATGCTTTTCAAAACCAAACGCAATGGAGAAAAATTAAGATTTAATGGAGAAATTTGTGATGGTAATATTGAAGGTATCCAGTGTGGGGCTGATATGGATGTGATGAAGTTTGATCTTCATTTCAAAAAAAAATTAGAACTGGAACGCCCAAAGCAGGATATCAAATCACCTTTCATTAGTGTTTTATTTGGTAGTCCATCTACCGATACTGTTGTCGAAAAGAAAATTGAAGATGGCAAAGAAGTGGAATATGAGTATGCTTATGAAAACCTGGGCGTATTTTGCACTAATTCGAATGAAAACCTCAGTTATGGTTATGGCGCAGATCTACCTATACGATTAGTCAATGTACGAGTTACCGAAGATTTCTTTAATTATTATATACAGCAAGATGAAGTGCTGTCTAATTTAATGAACTTAGAGGGTAGCTTCTTTGTATATGAAGAACTGGATCCAGCAATGCAGTTGGTTTTTCAAAGAATTTTCGACATTAAATCTGAAGAGTTATTTTATAAGGATAAGATTAAGAGTCTTGGTCTAATGCTTCTTAATATCTTCTTTTCAAATGTCGCAAAACGAGAGAATATCACAGAAACCAATAAATATCCTTTTAATGTTGAGCCTGTATTTAAAGCACAAACCATTTTAAAAAGCACTTTAGATCGACCAGTAACTATCGATGAATTAACAAGAGAGGTTGGATTAAGTGAAAGTCGACTGAGATACCTTTTTAAGCAGATATTTGGTACAACAATTCATAATTACCATCAAGATGTACGTTTATTAAAATCAAAGGAATTTCTGTTAGAAGGCAAGAAAACCATGTTGATGATTGCGATGGACTTAGGATTCTCCAGTGCTAGTCATTTCTCAACCGCATTTAAAAGGAAATTTAAAATCAGTCCTAAAGAGTTTCAGAATAATTCAAAAAATTGA
- the proB gene encoding glutamate 5-kinase — protein MKPRIVVKIGTSTLTAGTNMISRGKIENIGRQILALRDQYDIILVSSGAVATAKQFINISGLKNNMVHSKQALSAIGQPKLLQIYAEVFGDFDLKVAQCLMTYKDFDNEESRKNTRNTVDELLNHGFIPIFNENDTVAVEELILGDNDKLSALVASLLEANLLIIASDIEGLFTKNPNLHEDAELIPEVTDLDSISQFIEERENGLGTGGMTSKISAASICFDKGIEVYLVNGARTNFIARSIKGEINFTKFTPCPVK, from the coding sequence ATGAAACCAAGAATAGTGGTTAAAATAGGTACCTCTACACTAACAGCAGGTACCAATATGATATCAAGGGGCAAGATTGAGAACATTGGTCGACAAATTTTAGCCCTAAGAGATCAATATGATATCATTCTCGTTTCTTCGGGGGCAGTTGCTACTGCTAAACAATTTATCAATATCAGTGGACTAAAAAATAATATGGTCCACTCAAAGCAAGCATTATCTGCTATTGGGCAACCTAAATTACTTCAGATTTATGCTGAGGTTTTTGGTGACTTTGACTTAAAAGTGGCTCAGTGTCTTATGACTTATAAAGATTTTGATAACGAAGAATCAAGAAAAAATACGCGTAACACTGTAGACGAATTATTGAACCATGGGTTTATTCCTATCTTCAATGAAAATGATACTGTTGCAGTAGAAGAACTAATTCTTGGTGATAATGATAAATTATCTGCATTAGTTGCCTCATTACTAGAAGCAAACCTATTGATTATTGCTTCTGATATTGAAGGATTATTTACTAAAAATCCAAACTTACATGAGGATGCTGAGTTAATTCCAGAGGTAACAGATCTAGATAGTATTAGTCAGTTTATCGAAGAAAGAGAGAATGGATTGGGAACAGGTGGTATGACTTCCAAGATAAGTGCTGCTAGTATCTGTTTCGATAAAGGTATTGAAGTGTACCTTGTTAATGGAGCAAGAACCAACTTTATTGCAAGAAGCATAAAAGGTGAGATCAATTTTACTAAGTTCACACCTTGTCCAGTCAAATAA
- a CDS encoding ketopantoate reductase family protein — protein MKIGILGIGGIGGFIASKMLQSKDKDEIILITKERQKRAIISEGLTLLDGDKSEKVHVIDVVSTNDKIEKLDILFIAIKSYDLKESLKNIRSSISDKTLIIPLLNGISIKNIICDTLNLSERQVIDGCIYIISNKINDSTIRHVGGPGRIIIGGENQTALNTLQTVLEKYDLDIGYHKDIKEILWKKFLFVSPISAISTANGVTFGALQDDAYLMIQCQSLMEEVILIAKKLGINLSHEDIKNTIEMLKKFPYEAKSSFQLDIEKNQKNEKNILIDDVISLGEKLDLDVINYISINQQIMDRYLCVQ, from the coding sequence ATGAAAATTGGAATTCTCGGTATAGGCGGTATCGGCGGATTTATAGCATCAAAAATGCTTCAATCTAAAGATAAAGACGAAATAATTTTAATAACAAAAGAAAGACAAAAAAGGGCTATTATCAGTGAAGGGCTTACATTACTTGATGGTGACAAATCGGAAAAAGTACATGTAATTGATGTGGTTAGCACTAATGATAAAATTGAAAAATTAGACATTCTTTTCATAGCTATTAAGTCTTATGATTTAAAAGAAAGCCTCAAAAATATAAGGAGTAGTATCTCTGATAAAACACTAATTATCCCACTATTGAATGGCATTAGTATTAAAAATATAATCTGTGATACTTTAAACTTATCAGAGAGACAAGTAATTGATGGATGTATTTACATTATCTCCAATAAAATCAATGATTCTACCATTAGGCATGTCGGTGGTCCTGGAAGAATTATTATTGGAGGGGAAAATCAAACGGCGTTAAATACACTTCAAACGGTATTAGAAAAGTATGATTTAGATATCGGATACCATAAAGATATCAAGGAAATATTATGGAAAAAGTTCCTTTTTGTTTCTCCAATATCTGCAATATCAACAGCAAATGGAGTTACTTTTGGAGCTTTACAAGACGATGCTTACCTGATGATTCAATGTCAGAGTTTAATGGAAGAGGTTATTCTAATAGCAAAAAAACTTGGTATAAATTTGAGTCATGAAGATATAAAGAATACTATCGAAATGTTGAAAAAATTCCCTTATGAAGCAAAGTCCTCCTTCCAATTGGATATAGAGAAAAACCAAAAAAATGAGAAGAACATATTAATTGATGACGTTATCTCCCTTGGAGAAAAACTTGACCTCGATGTGATCAATTACATATCCATTAATCAACAGATTATGGATCGTTACCTTTGTGTTCAGTAA
- a CDS encoding OmpL47-type beta-barrel domain-containing protein, which yields MKKILFTLTLLGLCSLFLYGQSPQTLNTEIILEEPSSIDNLMASNTHIPTPLDHEKSVYVDNSGTYVNKSLPLYLNFTTSKEEGAAVYSLNNEEEVHEEDPLFLDTEGPNYIRSKWMVDPETKEYLSPKREVKYEVIADSKAPISKISFDGTKLHDNGVEAFYGKNLMMHLVANDTYSGVNNIYYSLDGETFHPYTYSVPLSQEGQHIVYYYSADNVGNPEEVRTSTFKIDLTSPESGAEWKGLVYNENIISPNTTLRLYSEDAMSGLDHIEFAYDNSAFDVFQYQPISVKDLKDGEHVIHYKGIDLVDNEEVEKTISFYVDKIAPEINHTINGDQYIDGNTIYVSPRTTFSITSSDNKAGVKQVFYSTNGGHNFTPYSNEFTLKNELGEHHISYNASDNVNNKTGNKTIEGSDILFMDNISPSTSLEYIGEEFEHRDTLFITSKTQIKLTSSDTHSKVRETFFALNGESDKTYSGAFNVNEDGFQTLSYHAIDHVNNEEGSNEVSFFVDNEGPEIYHNMSIEPIGKHGEFDVYPAFTKVYLGATDKHVGTEEIKYSINGGPLTLYSSGSNLDISEKEHLKRDQHYKIKVVAIDNLGNESTKSFEFYVGQH from the coding sequence ATGAAAAAAATACTATTCACTCTTACCTTATTGGGACTTTGTTCCCTATTCTTATATGGGCAATCCCCTCAGACATTAAATACAGAAATAATATTAGAAGAACCATCATCAATAGATAATCTGATGGCTAGTAATACCCATATACCTACACCATTAGATCATGAGAAAAGTGTTTATGTAGATAACTCAGGTACGTACGTCAATAAATCATTACCCTTATATTTAAATTTTACAACATCTAAAGAAGAAGGTGCAGCAGTGTATTCACTCAATAATGAAGAAGAAGTACATGAAGAAGATCCTTTGTTTTTAGATACAGAAGGCCCGAATTATATCCGATCGAAATGGATGGTGGACCCTGAAACCAAGGAATACCTATCTCCAAAAAGAGAAGTAAAATACGAAGTAATTGCTGATAGTAAAGCTCCTATATCGAAGATATCTTTTGATGGAACTAAGTTACATGATAATGGGGTAGAGGCATTTTATGGCAAGAACTTGATGATGCATTTAGTAGCCAACGATACTTATTCTGGCGTTAATAATATCTATTACTCTTTAGATGGTGAGACATTTCATCCATATACCTATTCAGTTCCTTTAAGTCAGGAGGGGCAACATATTGTATATTATTATTCTGCAGATAATGTAGGTAATCCTGAAGAGGTAAGAACTTCTACATTTAAAATTGACCTTACCTCACCAGAGTCTGGGGCAGAATGGAAAGGCTTAGTTTACAATGAAAATATTATTTCACCTAACACTACATTACGTTTATATTCTGAAGATGCAATGTCAGGGTTAGATCATATAGAATTTGCGTATGATAATAGTGCCTTTGATGTCTTTCAATATCAACCTATTTCCGTTAAAGATTTGAAGGATGGAGAACATGTTATTCATTACAAAGGAATTGATTTAGTGGATAATGAAGAAGTAGAAAAGACCATCTCTTTTTATGTTGATAAAATTGCACCAGAGATCAACCATACGATTAATGGAGATCAATATATAGATGGAAATACGATTTATGTTTCACCAAGAACAACTTTTTCTATTACATCAAGTGATAATAAAGCAGGTGTAAAACAAGTATTCTACAGTACTAATGGTGGGCATAACTTCACACCATATTCTAATGAATTTACTCTAAAGAACGAGTTGGGCGAACATCATATTAGTTATAATGCTTCAGATAATGTAAATAATAAAACCGGGAATAAAACCATTGAAGGTTCTGATATTCTATTTATGGATAATATATCCCCATCTACTTCTTTAGAATATATTGGTGAAGAATTTGAACATAGAGATACACTGTTTATTACTTCGAAAACGCAGATAAAATTAACTTCATCGGATACACATTCAAAAGTGAGAGAAACGTTTTTTGCTTTGAATGGTGAAAGTGACAAAACATATAGTGGAGCCTTTAATGTAAATGAAGATGGCTTTCAAACGCTTTCATACCATGCAATTGATCATGTCAATAATGAAGAGGGAAGTAACGAAGTCTCATTCTTTGTAGATAATGAAGGGCCTGAAATATATCATAATATGAGTATTGAGCCTATCGGTAAGCATGGAGAATTTGACGTTTATCCAGCATTTACAAAAGTCTATTTAGGGGCAACCGATAAACATGTGGGTACAGAAGAAATTAAATATTCGATAAATGGTGGTCCACTAACCCTTTATTCTAGTGGTAGTAATTTAGATATATCTGAAAAAGAACATTTAAAGAGAGATCAGCATTATAAAATCAAAGTAGTGGCTATTGACAACTTAGGAAATGAGTCAACCAAATCATTTGAGTTTTATGTAGGTCAACATTAA